The Aphanothece sacrum FPU1 nucleotide sequence TTCCTTCGTTGATTTCAATACCTGCCACTGCACCGTAAGCTTGATAGTTTTTGTAATGGGGAAAAGCAATTTTAAAACGGGTGAGTTTTTCTAAAAATTCATCTACATCATCTTTAGATAATCTAGATTTACATTCAACTAAAACGAGTTCGGTATCATCAACAGCAAGGATATCAATTTCCATGGCGATCCCTTCACGTTTGACCCTAGCGCGGGGATAAATTTCTTTGATATCAATGCCTTTCTCCTGAAAAAGTCGCAAAACGGCGGGTTCTACTAATTCTTCGACAAAACGTCCCCAACGAGTGGTAAGACTATCTACCGCACGGCTGGTTCGTTCTACTGTACGCTTAAGTTCTGCCATGCTGCGATCGCGTTCTAATTTCGCTTCCTCCGCACGGCGATCGCTTTCCCTTAAACGGCGATCAAATTCTTCAGCAGAAGCGCGGAAAAGTTGATAAATATCTTCAATAGTTACAGGTTCGCTCATCAGCCTATTTTTTTATCTTCTTTAATCTATTATAATACAATTGTTAAATAGTCTATCAAATTAAAGCTTAAATAAACGAAATAAGTTTTAAAATCATACTTAGTTTAGTATCATTTCGGATAAGGATAAAGTAAGTTTCCTGTTTCTTTTCTTA carries:
- a CDS encoding DUF3782 domain-containing protein encodes the protein MSEPVTIEDIYQLFRASAEEFDRRLRESDRRAEEAKLERDRSMAELKRTVERTSRAVDSLTTRWGRFVEELVEPAVLRLFQEKGIDIKEIYPRARVKREGIAMEIDILAVDDTELVLVECKSRLSKDDVDEFLEKLTRFKIAFPHYKNYQAYGAVAGIEINEGIDRYAYKKGLFVIKPNGDTVTIINDSNFQPMTW